In Chthoniobacterales bacterium, one genomic interval encodes:
- a CDS encoding carbohydrate porin, with protein sequence MKNPKHILSAVVVMAAASAHAMEDRFWDYYTPYPSNFIGSAEWWRGDDMTGDWWGMRNWLDSEKGVEFSGTYTTDLAGNPVGGMQQGFTYTDNIAFGVKLDLEKLVGWRGATFTIAATDRNGDSLSQDFIGNQFTVQQIYGGQTIILTDVHLVQKFWDDKANIKIGRFSAGDDFASSPLYWLYMNNGIDGNPQSIPVNASFSAYPWASWAARLRVDPTPDWNAQLGLYQVSNRTFSRSLNGLNMGIEPTDGVMFVGQLGWTPEFFKRHVKRAPTELEEVEGTEQAENDVHGLPGHYWFGGYYSTWSSYAQFGSTQTAPNAYGFYWHADQKVYEETLGSDEGLTLWSAFVLSPQQNMAKLPFQWNSGIVYQGLLPGRDNDSAIFGLAYGNFSSDYSNSGGAYNGDPASFEMALEWGYHIQLNRFFYVQPDLQYIIQPGGTGSTPNALVLGAQIGVTF encoded by the coding sequence ATGAAGAACCCAAAGCACATTCTGTCCGCCGTCGTTGTCATGGCCGCTGCATCGGCACACGCGATGGAGGACCGTTTTTGGGACTACTACACGCCGTATCCGAGCAACTTCATCGGGTCGGCAGAATGGTGGCGAGGCGACGACATGACCGGTGACTGGTGGGGCATGCGCAATTGGCTCGATTCGGAAAAGGGCGTCGAGTTTTCCGGAACCTACACGACTGATCTCGCGGGGAATCCTGTAGGCGGGATGCAGCAGGGATTCACATATACGGACAACATCGCGTTCGGCGTGAAGCTCGACTTGGAAAAATTGGTCGGCTGGCGCGGGGCGACCTTCACCATCGCGGCGACCGACCGCAACGGCGACAGCCTTTCGCAGGACTTCATCGGAAACCAGTTCACTGTGCAGCAGATTTACGGCGGGCAGACGATCATCCTCACCGACGTCCATCTCGTGCAGAAATTCTGGGACGACAAGGCGAACATCAAAATCGGCCGCTTCTCGGCCGGCGACGATTTTGCCAGTTCGCCGCTCTACTGGCTCTACATGAACAACGGCATCGACGGCAACCCGCAGTCCATTCCAGTCAACGCCTCGTTCTCTGCCTACCCGTGGGCAAGTTGGGCGGCGCGTCTGCGCGTTGATCCCACGCCCGACTGGAATGCGCAACTGGGGCTTTACCAGGTCTCGAATCGCACTTTTTCGCGCAGTCTCAATGGACTCAACATGGGTATCGAGCCGACCGACGGCGTCATGTTCGTCGGGCAACTGGGATGGACGCCGGAATTTTTCAAAAGGCACGTCAAACGCGCCCCCACCGAACTCGAAGAAGTCGAAGGCACCGAGCAAGCGGAGAACGACGTGCACGGCCTCCCCGGGCATTACTGGTTCGGAGGCTATTACTCGACGTGGTCGTCATACGCGCAATTCGGTTCCACGCAGACCGCGCCGAATGCCTACGGATTTTACTGGCACGCCGACCAGAAAGTTTACGAGGAAACGCTGGGCAGCGACGAGGGACTCACGCTCTGGTCAGCCTTCGTTCTCTCGCCGCAGCAGAACATGGCCAAACTTCCGTTTCAGTGGAACAGCGGCATCGTCTACCAAGGACTGCTTCCCGGACGCGACAACGACTCGGCCATCTTCGGTTTGGCCTACGGCAATTTCAGCAGCGACTACTCGAACAGCGGCGGCGCTTACAACGGCGACCCGGCCAGCTTCGAAATGGCGCTCGAATGGGGCTACCACATCCAGCTGAATCGCTTCTTCTACGTGCAACCCGATCTGCAATACATCATCCAACCCGGCGGCACGGGGTCGACTCCAAACGCGCTTGTCCTCGGCGCACAGATCGGAGTGACGTTCTAG
- a CDS encoding type II toxin-antitoxin system VapC family toxin, protein MTFVLDCSAALPWVFADEATDEADRLLEEMARGAQAAVPAIWHLELGNVLLGAMRKKRIDQAGVEAFLSRLGNLEIVVDPETSDRAWDKTLDLAQQYRLSAYDAAYLELAMRRGAPLATLDEELAAACRAAGVQLKLL, encoded by the coding sequence ATGACCTTCGTCCTTGATTGCTCGGCTGCGTTGCCTTGGGTCTTCGCAGACGAAGCGACGGATGAGGCTGATCGACTGCTTGAGGAGATGGCGCGCGGGGCGCAGGCCGCCGTGCCCGCCATCTGGCATCTCGAGTTGGGCAATGTGTTGCTGGGGGCGATGAGGAAAAAACGAATCGATCAGGCTGGGGTCGAGGCGTTTTTATCGCGGTTGGGGAATCTGGAGATTGTCGTCGATCCGGAGACTTCGGACCGCGCGTGGGACAAGACGCTGGATCTGGCGCAGCAGTATCGCCTCTCCGCCTACGATGCGGCGTATCTCGAGCTGGCAATGCGTCGTGGAGCTCCACTTGCTACCCTCGACGAGGAACTCGCCGCGGCTTGTCGGGCCGCTGGGGTGCAGCTCAAGCTGCTTTAG
- a CDS encoding type II toxin-antitoxin system prevent-host-death family antitoxin, which produces MKSQPVLVGAFEAKTKLGNLLERVGRGASFIITKHDQPVARLTAYRDDKVVRRKSVVAEMRELRKKYKLGGLSIRELRDEGRA; this is translated from the coding sequence ATGAAGTCTCAACCTGTGTTGGTCGGCGCTTTCGAGGCGAAAACCAAGCTGGGCAATTTGCTCGAGCGGGTCGGGCGGGGTGCGTCGTTTATCATCACGAAGCATGACCAACCGGTAGCGAGGCTGACCGCCTATCGTGACGACAAGGTGGTGCGGCGCAAAAGCGTGGTGGCCGAGATGCGCGAGCTGAGAAAGAAATACAAACTCGGTGGATTAAGCATCCGCGAATTGCGGGACGAGGGGCGCGCATGA
- a CDS encoding 4-alpha-glucanotransferase: MNLSPDRKLSGLLAPLFALRTEKDLGIGDTQSLKELIDWASEHGFGLVQVLPINEPGGDNSPYNIISSLAIDPATVATQPEVLKDLTSGDFKAICARHDVPALREGKVNYRGVRALKTELLEAAWKKFKGKQLKEKTRRAQQFSAWCKENAGWLEAYTLFRALVRLHGENENTGLWPKKQRTFAAAKKWLASASPAEKRKMKEWRNYFAYVQWIAYAQWSGLKSYAEARNVAIVGDVPVGVSIYSADVFARPEIFDLTRSAGAPPEKVFAADPFTAKWGQNWGFPLYNWGEMAKDDYAWWRQRLRTTMEIFHFLRVDHALGFFRIYSFPWRPERNTEFLPLTEDEARAKTGGELPRFVPGDDSTEQSRETNRAQGDRLFRMIVEETGQHRLIAEDLGEMSPYVRPVLREQEIPGFKIPLWEIAPDGWPIPGRDYERLSLVTYATHDHPALRAYWDEWYANSQSPDPQKAAAALRQMQEITRFAEMNVALPAPWSDEIHEGLLHGLFASNSWLAVNLITDVFGTAERFNVPGAIGDQNWTERFPVTISEWDKHWPLKIANIGKMMRETSRYGV, encoded by the coding sequence ATGAACCTTTCCCCTGACCGGAAATTGTCGGGTCTGTTGGCCCCGTTGTTTGCCCTGCGCACGGAAAAAGACCTGGGTATCGGCGACACGCAGTCCCTCAAAGAACTGATCGACTGGGCCTCGGAGCACGGTTTCGGGCTCGTTCAGGTCCTCCCGATCAACGAACCGGGCGGCGACAACAGCCCCTACAACATCATCAGTTCGCTCGCAATTGACCCGGCCACCGTTGCGACGCAACCGGAAGTTCTGAAAGACCTGACTTCCGGCGACTTCAAAGCCATTTGCGCCCGCCACGACGTGCCTGCCCTGCGCGAGGGAAAAGTGAACTACCGAGGTGTTCGTGCGCTGAAGACCGAATTGCTCGAGGCCGCTTGGAAGAAATTCAAGGGCAAACAACTCAAAGAGAAAACCCGGCGCGCGCAGCAGTTCTCGGCGTGGTGCAAAGAGAACGCCGGTTGGCTCGAAGCCTACACTCTTTTCCGGGCGCTCGTGCGGTTGCACGGCGAGAATGAAAACACCGGCCTCTGGCCGAAAAAACAGCGGACATTCGCCGCGGCGAAAAAGTGGCTGGCGTCCGCCTCGCCCGCGGAAAAGCGGAAGATGAAAGAATGGCGGAACTATTTCGCCTACGTGCAGTGGATCGCTTACGCCCAGTGGTCCGGGTTGAAGTCCTACGCGGAGGCCCGCAACGTGGCGATCGTCGGCGATGTTCCCGTGGGTGTGAGCATCTACAGCGCCGATGTGTTCGCGCGGCCGGAGATTTTCGACCTCACGCGCTCGGCCGGTGCTCCGCCCGAAAAAGTTTTCGCCGCCGATCCCTTCACCGCGAAGTGGGGACAGAACTGGGGCTTCCCGCTCTACAACTGGGGCGAGATGGCCAAAGACGACTATGCGTGGTGGCGTCAGCGCCTGCGCACCACGATGGAGATTTTCCACTTCTTGCGCGTTGATCACGCGTTGGGATTCTTCCGCATCTACAGCTTTCCTTGGCGTCCGGAGCGCAACACGGAATTCCTGCCGCTCACCGAGGACGAGGCGCGCGCCAAGACAGGCGGGGAACTTCCGCGTTTCGTGCCGGGCGATGACTCGACTGAGCAAAGCCGCGAGACCAACCGCGCGCAGGGCGATCGCCTTTTCCGCATGATCGTGGAGGAAACCGGACAGCACCGGCTCATCGCGGAAGACCTCGGCGAAATGTCGCCTTATGTGCGACCTGTGCTGAGGGAGCAGGAAATCCCCGGCTTCAAAATACCGCTGTGGGAAATCGCCCCGGACGGCTGGCCGATTCCCGGTCGCGATTACGAGCGTCTCTCGCTGGTCACCTATGCTACGCATGACCATCCGGCTCTGCGTGCTTATTGGGACGAGTGGTATGCCAACTCGCAGTCACCGGATCCGCAAAAGGCCGCGGCTGCTCTGCGACAAATGCAGGAGATCACGCGTTTTGCCGAGATGAATGTCGCGTTGCCCGCGCCGTGGAGCGATGAGATCCACGAGGGCCTGCTGCACGGATTGTTCGCCAGCAATTCCTGGCTCGCTGTCAACCTGATAACCGACGTCTTCGGCACGGCCGAGCGTTTCAATGTCCCGGGTGCGATCGGCGACCAGAATTGGACCGAGCGTTTTCCCGTTACGATTTCCGAGTGGGACAAGCACTGGCCGCTCAAAATCGCGAACATCGGAAAGATGATGCGCGAGACAAGTCGTTACGGAGTTTGA
- a CDS encoding integration host factor subunit beta — protein sequence MSNLTKRDMVVSIAEQVGITQQQTFAVIQKTLDHITESLANGNNVELRNFGVFEVKLTKERIGRNPNKPEKDVVIPARATVKFKPGKIMRQRVLLRTEQLRQQPGA from the coding sequence ATGTCTAACCTCACGAAACGCGACATGGTCGTCAGCATTGCCGAGCAAGTCGGCATCACTCAGCAGCAGACTTTTGCCGTGATCCAAAAAACCCTCGACCACATCACCGAGAGCCTCGCCAACGGCAACAACGTGGAACTCAGAAACTTCGGCGTTTTCGAGGTGAAACTGACCAAAGAGCGCATCGGCCGAAACCCGAACAAACCCGAAAAGGATGTGGTCATTCCTGCGCGAGCGACAGTGAAATTCAAGCCCGGCAAAATTATGCGCCAACGCGTCCTTTTGCGCACCGAGCAACTGCGCCAGCAACCCGGCGCCTGA